A region of Paractinoplanes abujensis DNA encodes the following proteins:
- a CDS encoding ferredoxin produces the protein MSNRLHVDWTACDGRGLCAELLPEMLTEDDWGYPVARDDMTVPPALEPAARQAVNRCPALALRLVGADRRDA, from the coding sequence ATGAGCAACCGGTTGCACGTCGACTGGACCGCCTGTGACGGGCGGGGTCTCTGCGCCGAGTTACTGCCCGAGATGCTCACCGAGGACGACTGGGGCTACCCCGTCGCGCGCGACGACATGACGGTGCCGCCGGCCCTGGAGCCGGCGGCCCGTCAAGCCGTGAACCGATGCCCGGCCCTGGCGTTGCGCCTGGTCGGTGCAGATCGCCGCGACGCGTAA
- a CDS encoding NADH-ubiquinone oxidoreductase-F iron-sulfur binding region domain-containing protein, with amino-acid sequence MTSVAEAPPGSSVRLRLLADPAGTRLDTHLTQHGRLPAADPAQVIGMARDAGLTGRGGAGFPLWRKLGAVTATRRPAVVIANGAEGEPASGKDKVLLAYAPNLVLDGLQLVATGAPDAVLYAPGAAHPALARLLDQRRSAGLDRVPVRLVAAPDAFVAGEESAVASAVAGGGAVPADKLVRITEAGTLVQNVETLAHLAMIARYGPGWFRAAGTYDEPGTFLATVSGPVVSPGVVEAGYGVTLGELIAAAGGVTRELSAVLVGGYHGAWVPADPRLPVSRAALTPYGGSPGAGVIMALPVGACGLVETARIAGYLAEQSAGQCGPCVNGLPRLASTLADLAHRRARPGLPAEVERLARLVTGRGACRHPDGTARLIHSAMRAFHADVIAHLNGHCVAEGSHR; translated from the coding sequence ATGACCAGCGTCGCGGAGGCGCCGCCCGGCAGTTCGGTGCGGCTCAGGCTGCTCGCCGACCCGGCCGGGACCCGGCTCGACACCCACCTGACCCAGCACGGCCGCCTCCCCGCGGCCGACCCCGCCCAGGTGATCGGCATGGCCCGCGACGCCGGGCTGACCGGCCGCGGCGGCGCCGGTTTCCCGTTGTGGCGCAAGCTCGGCGCGGTGACGGCGACCCGCCGCCCGGCCGTGGTGATCGCCAACGGCGCCGAGGGCGAGCCGGCCAGCGGCAAGGACAAGGTGCTGCTCGCCTACGCGCCGAATCTCGTTCTGGACGGCCTCCAACTGGTCGCCACCGGCGCGCCGGATGCTGTTCTGTACGCGCCCGGCGCGGCCCACCCGGCGCTGGCCCGCCTGCTCGACCAGCGTCGGTCGGCCGGTCTCGACCGGGTGCCGGTCCGGCTGGTCGCGGCGCCCGACGCGTTCGTGGCGGGGGAGGAGAGCGCGGTGGCTTCGGCCGTCGCGGGCGGGGGCGCAGTGCCGGCCGACAAGCTGGTGCGGATCACCGAGGCGGGAACGCTGGTCCAGAACGTCGAAACGCTCGCGCATCTGGCGATGATCGCGCGTTACGGGCCCGGGTGGTTCCGGGCGGCCGGCACGTACGACGAGCCGGGCACGTTCCTGGCCACCGTCAGTGGTCCGGTCGTGTCACCCGGCGTGGTCGAGGCCGGCTACGGCGTGACGCTGGGTGAGCTGATCGCAGCGGCGGGCGGTGTGACGCGGGAGCTGAGCGCGGTGCTCGTGGGCGGCTATCACGGCGCCTGGGTGCCGGCCGACCCGCGCCTGCCGGTCAGCCGCGCGGCTCTCACCCCGTACGGGGGAAGCCCCGGCGCCGGCGTGATCATGGCCCTGCCGGTGGGCGCGTGCGGGCTCGTCGAGACAGCCCGGATCGCTGGTTACCTGGCCGAGCAGAGCGCCGGGCAGTGCGGCCCGTGCGTCAACGGGTTGCCGCGGCTCGCGAGCACGCTCGCCGATCTGGCTCACCGCCGCGCCCGTCCGGGGTTGCCGGCCGAGGTCGAGCGGCTGGCCCGGCTGGTCACGGGGCGCGGCGCCTGCCGCCACCCGGACGGCACGGCCCGCTTGATCCACAGCGCGATGCGCGCCTTCCATGCGGACGTCATCGCGCATCTGAACGGACACTGCGTGGCCGAGGGAAGTCACCGATGA